Proteins encoded by one window of Sulfurimonas crateris:
- the coaBC gene encoding bifunctional phosphopantothenoylcysteine decarboxylase/phosphopantothenate--cysteine ligase CoaBC has protein sequence MLIPSNLLKNKKILLGVTGSIAAYKSLELVRLLTKAGAEVKVVMSEAAKKFVTPLSFEALTSNRVLDDMNESWTDSHNHIKAGEWADLFVIAPATANTIAKLANAIADNMLLQCALAYPHLKVIAPSANTNMINNPITKGNLKMLAIANYEIIETQTKELACKTVGDGAMAEPLEIFWHCAKTVLKDEFWTDRRVIVTGGGTVEKIDEVRYLSNFSSGKMASALATALYCRGADVNLIATKFDKDLPQDLYTIDVESSAEMMEYLRDSVRIAKKGKLSKATLMREEQIHLIQKKPYLFMAAAVSDYVAEYPQSSKLKKEQLGDEWELKLKKNIDILSSIDKNEITTIGFKAEMDKEHAITNALKMIDSKGVDAVCLNVLKDSSSFGSDTNEIEFILANKKELIPSSDKLSVSFQILEHAKKI, from the coding sequence ATGCTCATCCCATCAAACTTGCTAAAAAACAAAAAAATACTACTGGGTGTTACAGGCTCGATCGCGGCTTATAAGTCGCTTGAGCTTGTAAGACTTCTTACCAAAGCCGGCGCAGAGGTAAAAGTAGTTATGAGTGAAGCGGCTAAAAAGTTCGTAACTCCGCTTAGTTTTGAAGCTCTTACCTCAAACAGAGTTCTGGATGATATGAACGAATCTTGGACAGACTCTCACAACCACATAAAAGCTGGTGAATGGGCGGATCTTTTTGTTATCGCTCCCGCAACGGCAAACACCATAGCAAAACTTGCAAACGCGATAGCCGACAATATGCTTCTGCAGTGCGCCCTAGCCTATCCGCATCTAAAAGTGATAGCGCCCTCAGCAAATACAAATATGATAAACAATCCCATAACAAAGGGAAATCTCAAGATGCTGGCAATCGCTAACTATGAAATAATAGAGACGCAGACAAAAGAGCTTGCATGTAAAACAGTGGGTGATGGCGCAATGGCTGAGCCGCTGGAGATATTCTGGCACTGTGCAAAAACAGTTCTTAAAGATGAGTTTTGGACGGACAGACGCGTTATAGTAACGGGAGGCGGAACTGTTGAGAAGATAGATGAAGTGCGTTACCTCTCAAACTTCTCAAGCGGAAAGATGGCTTCTGCCCTTGCAACTGCTCTTTACTGTAGAGGTGCGGATGTAAATCTTATAGCTACAAAATTTGACAAAGATCTCCCGCAAGACCTATACACCATAGATGTTGAGAGTTCCGCTGAGATGATGGAGTACCTAAGAGACTCGGTGCGTATAGCTAAAAAAGGCAAGCTCTCTAAAGCAACGCTTATGAGAGAGGAGCAGATACATCTTATACAAAAAAAGCCATACCTCTTTATGGCGGCAGCAGTTAGCGACTATGTGGCAGAGTATCCGCAAAGCTCAAAGCTCAAAAAAGAGCAGCTTGGAGATGAGTGGGAACTGAAGCTCAAAAAAAATATCGATATTTTAAGCTCTATTGATAAAAATGAGATAACCACAATAGGCTTTAAAGCCGAGATGGACAAAGAGCACGCAATAACCAACGCTCTAAAAATGATAGACTCAAAAGGCGTAGATGCGGTCTGCCTCAATGTTTTAAAAGACTCATCAAGCTTTGGAAGTGATACAAACGAGATAGAGTTTATATTAGCAAATAAAAAAGAGCTGATCCCAAGCTCTGATAAACTAAGCGTATCATTTCAAATACTAGAGCATGCAAAAAAGATATGA
- a CDS encoding YDG domain-containing protein — translation MKINPDYKSRFRILKGGKIALVITALIGSITMLSAAPSDGVVTTGTATISQTPNTTTITQSTQKASINWQSFSIASNETVNFVQPSSSSVTLNRVIGNSASTIAGNMNANGQVFLLNPNGVIFTKGSQVNVGALVASTLNMSDTDFNNGNYVLSGSSSVSVLNQGDITTANGGYVVFAAKSVTNEGTITSQEGNVQLASGEQISLNINGNSLLSLTIDKGTYDSLVSNKGIIQADGGSVYLTSQAMDSVLSGVVNNSGVIEAQSIGTKDGKIVLFAHGGSIHAGGTLDTGAGTGFIETSGEVFSSDDTLHVTTGEWLIDPVDLIIDSTLASTISTTLNGGADVTQSATNDITVSAPISWSSNILTLDAGNNININTQLDLTSTAGLFLKYAQTTSSGTYNVYAPVNIASTGSFSTQHASDTVVNYTIISDATALQNINSGLSGKYALGSNIDASSIANFVPLGKISTPFTGKFDGLGHAIDKLTVNSSDLLTDVGLFGDISGATIENLGLTNIDITSTNNYSVGGLVGFMNNASTIKKSYVDGGIIRNTNANNGTGGFVGQIYDAASNISESFANVAIVNTNTIQNVGGFVGENGGVIKDSYALGSIDNADYTGGFVGWNSNENQTSTGSIINSYANVTITNSTHTGGFDENSDTKANFTNCYFNTATGLTDNNPGVSGLSSAQMQQHSNFAGFDFTNTWIGYDGHTAPLLRAFMVPLTVTANDVTTTYNGTAQSATGVSYSIASPNSLLLGSVGYTFGTNSVTNTAGDHTNAGNVAITPSGYYSTQQVGGYAVSFVDGTMTINKKAISISGLSADNKVYDGTTNVNISNWGNVSTGVGTETLTLNHGTASFSDQNVATAKIVTATGYSLADGTNGGVASNYTLSSSSTTATADITAKVLTINGLTADNKVYDGTTNVNISNWGNVSTGVGTETLTLNHGTASFSDQNVATAKTVTAIDYSLADGTNGGVASNYTLSSSSTTATADITAAASPVTNPVTTPTANLSMQNLLANIYNIKEPDDMNKQNKNIYRLNNYQYLSSGLEKIFYIGDILIINRMPDIINNLRLEGKENQFSIKGASL, via the coding sequence ATGAAAATAAACCCAGACTATAAATCAAGGTTTCGCATACTAAAAGGCGGGAAGATAGCTTTAGTCATAACTGCACTTATAGGGAGTATAACCATGTTGAGTGCAGCACCGAGCGATGGTGTCGTGACAACTGGAACAGCAACCATCTCCCAGACGCCCAATACCACGACCATAACCCAAAGCACTCAAAAAGCCAGTATAAACTGGCAAAGCTTCTCTATTGCAAGTAATGAGACGGTAAACTTTGTACAACCATCTTCCTCTTCTGTTACCCTAAACAGAGTCATCGGCAATAGCGCTTCTACCATTGCAGGTAATATGAATGCAAACGGTCAGGTGTTCTTGCTAAACCCTAACGGTGTTATCTTTACAAAAGGTTCTCAAGTCAATGTAGGAGCACTTGTAGCTTCTACACTGAATATGTCAGATACAGACTTCAATAACGGTAACTATGTACTCTCAGGTTCAAGCAGTGTCTCTGTCTTAAACCAAGGTGACATCACTACTGCAAACGGCGGGTATGTCGTCTTTGCTGCAAAGAGCGTAACCAATGAAGGAACCATAACTTCACAAGAGGGAAATGTTCAGTTGGCTTCGGGTGAGCAGATCTCTTTAAACATCAACGGTAACTCTCTGCTCTCTCTTACAATAGATAAAGGTACTTATGATTCTCTTGTATCTAACAAAGGAATTATTCAAGCAGACGGAGGAAGTGTCTATCTGACATCCCAGGCGATGGATTCTGTCTTAAGCGGTGTTGTGAACAACTCAGGTGTCATTGAAGCTCAAAGTATCGGTACTAAAGACGGAAAGATCGTTCTGTTCGCTCACGGAGGTAGTATTCATGCAGGAGGTACTTTAGATACAGGTGCAGGTACGGGTTTCATTGAGACTTCAGGAGAAGTGTTCAGCTCTGATGATACTTTACATGTAACGACAGGTGAGTGGCTTATTGACCCTGTAGATTTGATAATTGATTCTACTCTGGCAAGTACCATATCAACTACGCTAAACGGTGGTGCGGATGTTACCCAGTCAGCTACAAATGACATTACCGTTTCTGCTCCTATTAGTTGGAGCAGTAATATATTAACTCTTGATGCAGGCAATAACATCAACATAAATACTCAGCTTGACCTCACTTCCACGGCAGGACTATTTTTAAAATATGCACAGACTACATCAAGTGGTACTTACAATGTTTACGCTCCTGTCAATATAGCATCAACAGGTAGTTTCTCTACTCAGCATGCCAGTGATACCGTTGTTAACTATACCATTATCTCCGATGCAACTGCGCTTCAAAATATCAACAGCGGACTCTCTGGTAAGTATGCACTAGGAAGCAATATCGACGCTTCAAGTATTGCCAACTTTGTGCCGCTTGGAAAGATTTCAACGCCATTTACAGGAAAATTTGACGGGCTAGGGCATGCTATTGACAAGCTAACTGTAAATTCATCTGATTTATTAACAGATGTTGGATTGTTCGGTGATATAAGCGGTGCAACAATCGAAAATCTTGGCCTTACCAATATCGATATAACATCAACAAATAATTATTCTGTTGGTGGGTTAGTCGGGTTTATGAATAATGCTTCAACAATAAAAAAGAGTTATGTAGATGGTGGAATAATAAGAAATACAAATGCCAATAACGGTACAGGAGGATTTGTTGGACAGATTTATGATGCGGCGAGTAACATCTCAGAAAGTTTTGCAAATGTTGCAATAGTTAATACAAATACAATACAAAATGTAGGTGGATTTGTAGGAGAAAATGGTGGGGTTATTAAAGATAGTTATGCTTTAGGAAGTATAGATAATGCTGATTATACAGGGGGATTTGTTGGCTGGAATAGTAATGAGAATCAAACTTCAACAGGTTCTATAATCAATAGCTATGCAAATGTAACAATAACAAATAGTACGCATACCGGAGGATTTGATGAAAATTCGGATACTAAAGCAAACTTTACAAACTGTTATTTTAATACCGCCACCGGATTGACGGATAATAACCCAGGTGTTTCAGGATTAAGTAGTGCCCAGATGCAGCAACACTCGAACTTTGCCGGATTTGATTTTACAAACACATGGATCGGTTATGATGGGCATACCGCTCCTTTACTTCGTGCTTTTATGGTACCTTTAACAGTAACGGCGAATGATGTCACCACAACCTATAATGGAACTGCCCAAAGTGCAACTGGAGTAAGCTACTCTATCGCTTCACCAAACTCTCTACTTTTAGGTTCAGTTGGATATACATTTGGGACAAATAGTGTTACAAATACAGCGGGAGATCATACCAATGCAGGGAATGTTGCCATTACTCCTTCTGGATATTACTCCACACAACAGGTCGGCGGATATGCTGTTTCATTTGTAGATGGAACGATGACCATAAATAAAAAAGCCATAAGTATTTCAGGTCTAAGTGCGGATAATAAAGTGTATGACGGTACGACGAATGTAAATATTTCAAATTGGGGAAATGTAAGTACGGGAGTGGGAACTGAGACACTCACACTCAATCATGGCACTGCAAGTTTTAGCGATCAAAATGTAGCAACTGCAAAAATAGTCACGGCAACGGGTTACTCTTTAGCCGATGGAACAAATGGAGGAGTTGCTTCAAATTACACTCTTTCAAGTTCAAGTACGACTGCTACTGCTGATATTACGGCTAAGGTATTAACAATCAATGGACTAACAGCGGATAATAAAGTGTATGACGGTACGACGAATGTAAATATTTCAAATTGGGGGAATGTAAGTACGGGAGTGGGAACTGAGACACTCACACTCAATCATGGCACTGCAAGTTTTAGCGATCAAAATGTAGCAACTGCTAAAACTGTTACTGCAATCGATTACTCTTTAGCCGATGGAACAAATGGAGGCGTTGCTTCAAATTACACTCTTTCAAGTTCAAGTACGACTGCTACTGCTGATATTACGGCAGCTGCAAGTCCAGTAACTAACCCAGTAACTACTCCAACGGCTAATTTATCAATGCAGAATTTGTTAGCAAATATATACAATATAAAAGAACCAGATGATATGAACAAGCAAAATAAAAATATCTATCGGCTAAATAATTATCAATATCTCTCATCTGGCTTGGAGAAGATTTTTTATATCGGTGACATCCTAATAATAAATAGGATGCCGGATATCATAAATAATTTAAGATTAGAAGGAAAAGAGAATCAATTTTCAATTAAAGGAGCAAGTTTATGA
- a CDS encoding phage tail protein: MEGYIGEIRLWPVVWAPKNWAFCAGQTMHITENQALFSLIGTTYGGDGRVTFKLPDLTGRVPVGVSSFPHLGEQFGDKTVTLTQNNLPAHNHGIKDSAPSNATANLKVYDGTANTSKLAEAQALSSAGSYDNGHGVTPVPMLSTSVPNALLNNVVTGITLTLPSATENTGKGEAFYNYQPSMGLHYIICIVGIFPDRP, encoded by the coding sequence ATGGAAGGTTATATAGGAGAAATAAGATTGTGGCCAGTAGTTTGGGCTCCAAAAAATTGGGCATTCTGTGCAGGGCAAACGATGCACATAACGGAAAATCAGGCTTTATTTTCTTTGATAGGAACAACTTACGGTGGAGACGGAAGAGTCACTTTTAAGCTTCCTGATCTTACGGGAAGAGTTCCTGTCGGCGTATCAAGTTTTCCTCATCTGGGTGAACAATTTGGTGATAAAACGGTAACTTTAACTCAAAATAATTTACCTGCACATAATCATGGGATCAAAGATTCCGCTCCATCAAATGCTACAGCAAATCTAAAAGTTTATGATGGAACTGCGAATACAAGCAAACTAGCTGAAGCACAAGCTTTATCTAGTGCGGGCAGTTATGACAATGGACATGGTGTGACTCCAGTTCCTATGTTATCCACATCGGTACCAAATGCGCTACTTAACAATGTTGTAACGGGTATTACATTAACGCTTCCTTCTGCCACGGAAAATACAGGGAAGGGCGAAGCTTTTTATAATTATCAGCCAAGTATGGGACTTCATTATATTATCTGTATAGTCGGTATATTTCCTGATCGTCCATAA
- a CDS encoding CDGSH iron-sulfur domain-containing protein — protein sequence MCKDAIVFHNKPKGVTLEAGVTYMICACGRSKEGIFCDGSHEVTECLPKEVTVEKTKQYHICMCKTSNNFPFCDGTHSIYNDDEVGKAVKI from the coding sequence ATGTGTAAAGATGCGATCGTATTTCACAACAAACCCAAAGGTGTGACTCTTGAAGCGGGGGTCACATATATGATCTGCGCGTGCGGAAGAAGCAAAGAGGGTATTTTTTGCGACGGAAGCCATGAAGTAACAGAGTGCCTGCCAAAAGAGGTAACTGTTGAAAAGACAAAACAGTACCATATCTGTATGTGCAAGACAAGCAACAACTTCCCTTTTTGTGACGGAACTCACAGTATTTACAACGATGATGAGGTCGGCAAAGCAGTCAAGATTTGA
- a CDS encoding multiheme c-type cytochrome, translating into MKKMLLLAFALSSLIFAESQTQTCKKCHPAIVDEFENSMHRQSSIYDDTIHKAVWDMHPAKEKGDYACAECHTPNAKDEDDAKKGITCASCHTIKDVEEHASANKNVYSKDKKTFYSAEAGREGEKVVYKKESSWFGLNKSTVGSPYHDIDYTNEKYYSAQACMGCHSHRQNSAEFMICETSKDGAQNKDENCITCHMPKVDGTATTLTETKQHAFHGFAGARKNPEMLSKYVGVDFIKSANGFEVIIENKAPHDLMLHPLRVVELRVNLVKDVKSVSLKTHTFAKIIGNEDGASMPWLADRVVSDTMLKANEKKSISYNDKVHKGDKIEVILGYYIVNPKALKKLNLQKDEDAKKFTVLKVQSFIAE; encoded by the coding sequence ATGAAGAAGATGTTATTACTTGCCTTCGCATTATCGTCACTGATTTTTGCCGAATCGCAAACACAGACATGTAAAAAGTGTCATCCGGCGATAGTTGATGAGTTTGAAAACTCAATGCACAGACAGTCATCAATTTACGATGATACGATACACAAAGCTGTATGGGATATGCACCCTGCAAAAGAAAAAGGTGATTATGCGTGTGCCGAGTGCCATACTCCAAATGCAAAAGATGAGGATGATGCCAAAAAAGGCATAACATGCGCTAGTTGTCACACAATAAAAGACGTAGAGGAGCATGCAAGTGCTAATAAGAATGTTTATAGTAAAGATAAAAAGACGTTTTACTCGGCAGAAGCCGGCAGAGAGGGAGAGAAAGTAGTCTATAAAAAAGAGAGCTCATGGTTTGGGCTTAACAAAAGTACAGTAGGTTCGCCGTATCACGATATAGACTATACAAATGAGAAGTATTACAGCGCACAGGCTTGCATGGGCTGTCACTCTCACAGACAAAACTCTGCTGAGTTTATGATATGTGAAACATCAAAAGATGGTGCGCAAAATAAAGATGAGAACTGTATAACGTGCCATATGCCAAAGGTAGATGGAACAGCCACAACTCTCACTGAGACTAAACAACACGCTTTTCACGGTTTTGCGGGAGCTAGAAAAAATCCCGAAATGCTCTCAAAATATGTTGGAGTTGATTTTATAAAGAGCGCAAACGGTTTTGAGGTGATTATTGAGAACAAAGCACCTCATGACCTTATGCTTCATCCGCTAAGAGTGGTAGAGCTTAGAGTAAATCTTGTAAAAGATGTTAAATCAGTATCTTTAAAGACGCATACTTTTGCAAAAATAATAGGTAATGAAGATGGAGCTTCTATGCCGTGGCTGGCAGATAGAGTTGTATCTGACACAATGCTTAAAGCAAATGAGAAAAAAAGCATAAGCTATAATGATAAAGTTCACAAGGGAGATAAAATAGAAGTGATACTTGGATACTATATTGTTAATCCAAAAGCTCTAAAAAAGTTAAATCTGCAAAAAGATGAAGATGCTAAAAAGTTTACGGTTCTTAAAGTACAAAGTTTTATAGCAGAGTAG
- a CDS encoding cold-shock protein: protein MAALVNGTVKWFNGEKGFGFIEQENGGKDVFVHFRQINSTGYGRVSLDEGQKVTFEIGQGEKGPQAENVTGL from the coding sequence ATGGCAGCATTAGTAAACGGTACAGTTAAATGGTTCAATGGTGAAAAAGGTTTCGGATTTATCGAACAAGAAAATGGCGGTAAAGATGTATTCGTACACTTTCGTCAAATCAACAGCACAGGCTACGGTCGTGTTTCACTAGACGAAGGTCAAAAGGTAACTTTTGAAATTGGTCAGGGCGAAAAAGGTCCACAAGCAGAAAACGTTACAGGTCTGTAA
- a CDS encoding EAL and HDOD domain-containing protein → MNIINISKQKIFDNKNQLFAYELVFKDSSLEPTGFSTKIRATSQLIISSITSNELDKLLGSKVLAFVNVDEESLQKGILDVLDKDRFVLNILEDIDLNEKVIAKIIQYKKRGFRFSLEHFDSSAEMIKKFNRLFNYIDIIKMDVVLSLHENLEKVMEKFKGSRIKLLAQNIETKEDYQKYSKMGFDYYQGYYLDKPEVIEIIGSKEPAQFIILQLIKIIKDNNSTEQLEFFIKKQPDLSYKLVQFFNNSKKFNVKIESLMQVITLMGRDKLLRWLLLYLYSEVSKNPASKTILALALRRAEKMEAEADRVNKDKAYLAGMFSMLSSIFETDIKELMNHIQMDKDITSLVLERKGIFAPSLIKAEKEEKEYLRQIMLENFDKLHTTDLIYTLEYGGVEVDKSKL, encoded by the coding sequence GTGAACATAATTAACATTTCCAAACAGAAGATTTTTGACAACAAAAACCAGCTTTTCGCCTACGAGCTAGTATTTAAGGACAGCTCACTGGAGCCTACGGGCTTCTCGACAAAGATCAGAGCAACCTCACAGCTAATCATCAGCTCAATAACCAGCAACGAACTAGACAAGCTTTTGGGCTCTAAGGTCTTGGCATTTGTAAACGTGGATGAGGAGTCGCTTCAAAAAGGGATATTGGACGTTTTGGACAAAGACAGGTTTGTTCTTAATATTTTAGAAGATATTGATCTGAATGAAAAAGTGATCGCAAAGATCATACAGTACAAAAAAAGAGGCTTCAGATTCTCACTTGAACACTTTGACTCAAGTGCCGAGATGATAAAAAAGTTCAACAGACTATTTAACTACATAGACATCATTAAAATGGACGTAGTTCTATCCCTGCATGAGAACCTTGAGAAGGTGATGGAGAAGTTCAAAGGCAGCAGAATCAAGCTTTTGGCGCAGAACATAGAGACAAAAGAGGATTATCAGAAGTACTCAAAGATGGGGTTTGATTACTATCAGGGGTACTATCTTGACAAGCCAGAAGTCATAGAGATCATAGGTTCAAAAGAGCCTGCACAGTTTATAATTCTGCAGCTTATAAAGATCATAAAGGACAACAACAGCACAGAACAGCTTGAGTTTTTCATAAAAAAACAGCCAGATCTCTCATACAAGCTTGTTCAGTTTTTCAACAACTCAAAAAAATTCAATGTCAAAATAGAGTCTTTGATGCAGGTTATCACGCTTATGGGAAGAGACAAACTGCTAAGATGGCTGCTTCTGTATCTCTACTCGGAGGTCTCAAAAAATCCTGCATCCAAGACTATTTTGGCACTAGCTCTTAGAAGAGCCGAAAAGATGGAAGCTGAAGCTGACCGTGTAAACAAAGACAAAGCCTATCTTGCTGGAATGTTCTCTATGCTTAGCTCTATTTTTGAGACCGATATAAAAGAGCTTATGAACCATATTCAGATGGACAAAGATATTACATCATTGGTTCTTGAGAGAAAAGGGATATTTGCCCCTAGTCTGATTAAAGCTGAAAAGGAAGAGAAGGAGTACCTGCGTCAGATCATGCTTGAGAACTTTGACAAGCTCCACACTACCGACCTCATTTACACACTTGAGTATGGTGGAGTAGAGGTTGACAAAAGTAAGCTCTAA